Part of the Candidatus Korarchaeota archaeon NZ13-K genome, GAGCTGTCATCGACTATGATAACCTCGTAATCGGCATCCCCCAGCGAGGACCTCACCCTGGTTAGGAGCTCCCTCAGGTTCTCCCTCTCGTTGTAAGTTGGTATCACTATGCTCATCAATCTGAATCGGTCGATCCCTGAGGATGAAAATATATAAAACTTAGATAGCGGGCGATTCTGGAAAAGGGAACATCTCAGGGTCGTTGAGGGATGAGGCTAGCGGGCTGGAGCGAGATAAGGGGTGCTATCTCGAGATCCAATCTGGTGCTCGAGGTCCTGGACGCGAGGGATCCATGGACCACGAGAAGCAGGAGGCTGGAGGAGATGGCATCATCTATGGGAAGGAAGGTGGTCCTTGTCATGAACAAATCCGATCTCGTCCCAAGGCAGGTCCTGGATGAGTGGGTTAGAGTGTTCGAGGGGGAGGGGCTGAGGGCCACTTACGTCAGCGCAAGGGAGAGGATGGGGACCATGAGGCTGAGGAGGTTCCTGAAGAAGGAGGCGACCGAGTCGCCGGCCGTTGTGCTGGTGGCGGGGTTCCCGAAGGTAGGAAAGAGCTCCATAATAAATGTCCTGAAGGGGAGGTCCTCGGCCTCCACCAGCCCGATCCCCGGGAACCCGGGTTACACGAGGACCTTTCAACTTTTCAGGATAGAGAGGAGCCTCTACCTTCTGGACTCCCCGGGCATGATCCCA contains:
- a CDS encoding GTPase RsgA; translated protein: MRLAGWSEIRGAISRSNLVLEVLDARDPWTTRSRRLEEMASSMGRKVVLVMNKSDLVPRQVLDEWVRVFEGEGLRATYVSARERMGTMRLRRFLKKEATESPAVVLVAGFPKVGKSSIINVLKGRSSASTSPIPGNPGYTRTFQLFRIERSLYLLDSPGMIPVEGGPLEMAIRGCPPERLENPIEVAVKLLERAIKVDPSVVRRAYG